GGTAACGTAAACGAGTGATTAGTATAAGTTATTCTATCATttgtcaacaaaagaaaaataaaacatcaaTTCTGAAGTTAATAAACATTTATCCGTAAATGGAAATCGTATACTGAAAGTTGATCGAATATAAAAACGCAATAACTTTTGGCGACTTGGGAAAATACAACATAACAAAATAATACCATATTGTTCTTCGTTTGTGGGCAATTCCTTGTGACATGCAACATAAGAATTCACGACTACATTCAGTTTGGAATTACATAACAGTGCCCTTAACTGGAAGCCACAGCAAGCGCTGACTAAATGAGTCCCTTAAAATGATGAGCGGAAGAGCGGAAGAACCCTAGTTACTATCATATGGAACTTGTTCGACAAAGAAAGCAGAAGATagatataaaaacaaaattgttttcCTTATGGTCATTTTCAAAGAAGCATTCAATCCACGTACATCGATGCAATGCTACATAACACAATGAAAAATTCACATTGACAGCAGTAAATCACTTGTTTGTATGACTTTGAACCGCCTCCGAGAATAATCCAACTTATGTCGATCAAACAAAAATGTACAAAGAACCCTGAGTTATCGATTACGACTAGTGGAAATTCTTTGTTGAgcaggaaaaaaagaaaagaggtaCCTAAGCTAAAAGCTGACCTGTTTAGATAGGGATACCGAAGCCTGTGATGTGTGGTACTCAACCTTGAACTGGAAAACCCAGTAACATCAAGCACTTTCCATGACATATGGTACTTACCCTGAAAAAACCAAGGGGAAATATACTtgtaaacaaaaaatgttataCAAGCTTCCTTCTGATCAGTTTCTAGTGTTTTTAAGACATAAGGGCTCATCATGAATAACTGCAGTTGAACATCATTTGTGCATGCGACTTATAAGGTTCTCACCTCTTTCTAGTTTCTAGACCACTCGTATATCACAATATAATTATAATGCAAATATAAATGAGCAAATGATTTCAGACAAATTCACTCGTAATTTTAGAAAATGTACATTGATAACGATAGATAAAGGAGATCCACGTAAGATTGTACATAGTATCCTTTCAAGAGGGAGAAACATACAAAGTGGTGGCGCATTCTTAGAACTTTAGACAACTTTTACGACTTATGATGTTATTCTATATTAGCAATTGAGCAACATAACCCTGGACGGTATCAAACTCTCATGTTTTCAACAGTACATTGTCAAGTGTAagttttttcttcatataacaATGCATTATTAAATTAAAGAGTCAAGTAGCGATAAACCTGTTTTTATACAAGTTATCCCAACAATTGGAAGCATAAGAGATTCACAAACTTAACAATGTATTATTAAATTAAGGAGTCACGAAATGTATCAGGATAACAATTAACAAAGTAAGCTTTTAATTGACTCTTAATCCTGAATTAACACTCGCTGATCCAGCTAATAATGAAGGTTAGTGTTCGTGAGCTGGCTGATTCTCGCCGTAATACTGTTGATATGTTAACATTTTATCAATTCAAAATTGTCATTATATACTTTAAAAAGgttgaaaaaattcaaaaacttgtAAATTATATGAATAATGAATTATGTTCTGGAAATTCCAAAATTACTTTGATTTGATCTaatctaaatttttatttaaagaaaCCACCTAATCTGAAAAGTAGAAATCTTATTCATGGTGATCGGATAGTCTGAAAATCACCTTTAATCCGGCAGCTCCATTCCTACACATAACTGCATTTCACTTGGAAAAAGAAACCGCCTCTTGAACAACATATTCCAATATGAACGACCGCGTACAACTTGAAAGCTATCTTTTAGATTATCACACTCACATGGTAATGCTTCCGCACTCGAAATCTCTGCTCCCTTCAAAAGGTTCCCTGATCTGTTCAGTAGgaaaaatatgagagaaaatattGTGAGGAGCATATGTACCAACAAATTAAGCTTAATGTGAAACAACAAAGAAAATCAAGGTTAATTGCATCACAAATAGCTTAGATATTTAGGCTAAGTACGAAAAGATTCATCTTTTCAACTGTCAAGATATAGGTTGTGagcttaaataaaaaatttgactgATGCCATGTTTTGCACTGCAAATTAGGGTGTTTTGCAGTACGCATTGTGTCTGGTATCTTGTAAGTTttagaaaaaaaccaaaacatacTCTTTGGAAACAACACTGTCTCCAAACTCATCTAAGCAGCAACTAATCCATTATCCATTATTAAAATTAAGGGGGAAAAATATAGCAATTCCCCCTGTATTTatcatttgttttttatttgtccGCTGAACTTTCTATCAAGTTTCAAGACCTCCTATTCCTAATCTCTTAAAATGTGTGCAATTTCTCTCTTCTTAGGTCCGTCaacttttcctttaaatttggagttttttttggtgaattcaAATGAGATTTTCCcttatttataataataatggAAAAATTGTTTGCATCCcaaattaattcatataaaaacAAACCGATAGTCTTAACATGTTCAAGTATCCAAGTATATGGGTTCAATGCTTTCTTAATGACAATGATAATAACCTTAAAAAGTACTAACATCACTGTGCATGTACTTATATAACATATAAGAAATATAAAAGAGAGAAGGAGACAATCTACTTACAATGGAGTAAAGCCGGCAATATTCCTCTCACCCAATCTGTAGTAAGGTATCAAGCAAGGACGTTGGGTAAAGAAAGGAAAGTTATAACCAGGTTTTGAGCCATCTTTACCTTTGACTTGTTGAACAGTTTACATTTCTGGCTTTCATAGTCCCAGCTAAAGATCAATTCTGAAGTGTCATAGAAGATGACATGAGCATTCAGACTTATTGCATTGGGTTTAAACACTATATCTGCACTGGGTATAAACATTGTATCCGCCCCCCATACCAAACTATTCCTAACAACACTATATTTGAGAGTCCATTGGTCACCAGATTCACATTGATCATTATAAGACCAAAAACGAAAAGTATTTGAACCATCACATGTTACATAACAAACAAGATCCTTTGACATCCCAAGACATCCCATTGCTCACTGGTCCTATCATCGTCCGCAAGAACACGAGAGCATTCAAAGGCTCAAGCTTTAATGGTATTGAGGTCAATACACAAACCTTCCTGTGAACTAGCAAGGCCATATAACACCCCCTGCAAGTATACAAAATGCCTGCAAACCTTGGAACTTTTAAACCCATCAATGAACATGGGGTCAAGTTGACCCACTGTCCAGATTGCGAAATATGTCTGCCATCAGGGTGAGGGTTCGCGTTGGGACTGTGGAACCACTGGATTTGGATTGTGGGGAATGATCAATTCGAATAACTCTAGTGGTTGGATTCAACAGGGTCAAAAGCCAAGGCAGCGCAAAAATGCTCACGCTCATGTGCACACGCTATAGGTATGGAGACATGTGGTTCAGTGATGGGGTTGAACACACAGAATTGACAAGTCTTAGGTTAAAGAACAGAATTAACCCACTACAACAGTCAAGATAATTGTCAGATACGTAGCGCGGCTGACTTAGAACTACTTTACCGGGTTTTAGAATGCCATCATTCCAGAATTTGGTCCAGTAGTTATAATTATGATGCAAACATACGTAATTGAGTTGAAGATACGTATCATCATCAGAAAATGTACACAactattatataaaaaaacaaacagataTCATGATGTTGTTATATCCTGCAGATATAAATGAGCAAATGATTTCAGGTAGTTTGCTCGACTTATAACACCAGAAAATGTGCACAactattatataaaaaaacaaacagataCCATGATATTGTTATATCCTGCCTCTTTCACAACCTCCCAACATTTAGGGAGAAAGAGAGCCTGGTTAGTCTTACCAATGGATGGCACTGGCACTGGCTCGGCAGAACAATTGGCATGTCTTGCTTGGTGCTGGCTCACTGGGTCCCCAAGGGCATGGATTCACTTGGACTGACCCTTTTCCGGCCTGATTTTATCATCACATCGGTTTATAAGATATTTGGACCCAACTGGATTTGGCTGCTTTCTGATTAAGAAATCAGTAATCAGATGTCTTGGAGGAAAGGAACTAAATTGGGTTAGACTATGAAGACCTACAGGGATTGAAAGGGGATTTAAAACTTGAATACAAAACCGATAACTTCGATCCTGGTTGGcaactctatatatatataccattttGCCCCTACTAATAATGGCTGAGAATAGGGTTATTTAGGGTATTTAGATAACACTCGACTAAACGGCCCGAACGACGCCGTGTCTGATTCTTCAAATAAGCAACCTTCCCTCCATTTCTCGAACCAGAAACAAATCGGAGAAGCAAACAGCTCGGAGCTCCGCTCTCCTCGACGAACAGAACTGCAAGGAACGAATCTAGATCGGAATTTCAGGTTTGATATATAATATCCTTCAAATGTTATGAGTATTTATAACTGTTTCTCAATTTCTTGAAATGTAGTTAATTGCTTTTCCTCCATTTCTTGAAATCAGACCAGTAAATCGGAGCTCTGCTCTCCTACGAAGAACAGGAGTGCGAGGGACGAATCTATATCGGAATTTCAGGTTTGATATGTAATATCCTTCAAATGTTATGAGTATTTATAACTCTTTCTCCATTTCTTGAAATGTAGCTCATAGCTTTTCCTCCATTTCTTGAAATCCGACAGGTAAATGCTGCAGCTTGTAGCTCTGCTCTGCTATGACGAACACTGTGAGGGATGATTTTGATGCATTAGAGCATGCCATGGAGACGGAATCGGTCCTTTGTCCGATTAAGAAAACAGAAATTTTCGTTTGCAGAAAGATTGGCGGGAAggtaattgtttttatttttttaattgtttttttttttttgtctttattttattaaggttttctttaatctttaatctttaatctaaTTTAATCTTGTGTTTTCTTATCAAGGCATCGAAATACGAAAGCGAATACATACACCGCAAACTGCTAGGTTAGTTGAATTACTTagatttttgtattatttttctttctatttgtaaattttatttgatttttaatctATTTATATAGGAAACATTAGTATCCGAtccctagttcttactgtttattaactaagaccttattagttatcaaattttgattcaagtccctagaattaatgtgataatgaatttacatgtttattatataattttttaatataaaaattagtaattaatttagggtttaatactcacatctctattaaacttctaattaattttcaattcaaacatttccaaaataataaaaaaattaaattaagtttgtacctattagttttttttatatataaaaagattcttaatttttaatcttaaatgtacccattcatataatttttcaaatttttaatcttaaatgtacccattctcaaatatatcaatttgttatatgtaaaatgtacccttttttaatataaaatccattcaaattttttaatccatgtttaaacttatatgggtacattctttttcgttgatttgagaatgtatcgatgttttggtacaataattttttttgttaattttggttaatgtacccatacatatatgtacacacacacaatataatagagagtataatttatattttattatttttaatcccataaattatgggttttatttaaaatctcattaatataaacaattacaaatttcaatttttaatttttaatttacaaaatattgtaacttacattattacattaatgtcatagacctcaatcaaaaactaaaaactaacaaggtttcaatcaaagaatattgatagctagggatcgcatccaaagtgtccgaaaaattagtatccggtccctagttcttactgtttattaactaagaccttattagttatcaaattttgattcaagtccctagcattaatgtgataatgaatttacatgtttattatataattttttaatataaaaattagtaattaatttagggtttaatactcacacctctattaaacttctaattaattttcaattcaaaaatttccaaaataataaaaaattaaattaaattaagtttgtacctattagtttttttttatatataaaaagattcttaatttttaatcttaaatgtacccattcatataatttttcaatttttttaatcttaaatgtacccattctcaaatatatcaatttgttatatgtaaaatgtaccctttttttaataaaaaatccattcaaattttttaatccatgtttaaacttctatgggtacattctttttcgttgatttgagaatgtatccatgttttggtacaataacttttttttgttaattttggttaatgtacccatacatatatgtatacacacacacaatataatagagagtataatttatattttattatttttaatctcataaattatgggttttatttaaaatctcattaatataaacaattacaaatttcaatttttaatttttaatttaaaaaatatagtaacttacattattacattaatgtcagggacctcaataaaaaactaaaaactaacaaggtttcaatcaaagaatattgataactagggatcgcatccaaagtgtccaatttatatattcaagtaGTTTGACATAGTGTTATTTATGAGTTAATAGGAAAAGGAGCATTTGGATTTGTTGTGGCCTGTAGTCACATCTTGGACGGCAACGATTATGCCGTGAAATGGGTACGTTTCGGGCAGGACAATCTTTCATTTGAGAAGGTGcagaggtaaaaaaaaaatcatagtattttttatttatttttattcatttatctAATTTAAAGTGCtggtatatattatatacttttttttgtaattttgtttgcATTTCTCAGTGAGGCAAAGGAGATGTGCAATCTCGTTCATTCCAACGTGGTTCGCTATTTCTCGGTAAGTATGAACACTATCCTAATCTCTTCTTTTCCTATTATCTTCTTtgtttaaaaacattttttttctttggacaCCCATTTTTTCCATTGTTGTTTGTATATAAAACATGAGAATTGTTATCGGTACTTTAAAAATCTAGTCGGCGCACTTCAAACTTATATTAAGAAGAAAATTAGAGTGTCAATAATCATCGTCTAAAAGATATTTCAATTTAAAAGAATTTTTCAAACGAGTCAATAGTcacatttttcttggtttaaaCCCAATTTCACCATTTGGTTGCTTTATTTCTCTGTACATCCAAAATATGCAGTCCACTAGTAAAGCAAAATGGACCCAAAACGACCTAGTAAAGCAAAATGGGCCCATTTGTTTTTCATAACACCCcagtttattattattatttttctctaGACACCCTTAATAGTTTTAATATACCAAATtaaccttcttcacatttctcttttcataaattttattttattgatttaTGAATACAATTTTATATTGTATTAATTTATTCTTGTAAATTAGACTTGGTACGAGCCACCAGGTGTCCGGACATTTTTTGGTGAGGTCGATCTTAAAGCGGCAGTGCCTTATCATTATATCTGTATACAAATGGAACTATGTGACAGGTAATTGATACTCAATATTTATGTGCAATttgatttgtttatttatttttatttattgttcaTAAGTATGTaacttttgttgttgttgctgcggTGCTGCTGTTGTATGATGTGACACACAGGTCACTGGACGAACTGCTTAAGGACcaaaaagaaaatggcaaaaaaGGATTGGAGGGTAAGGCATTGCCTTACTTCATTCAGATCTTGGAGGGGTTGAGATACCTCCATAGCAAAGATGTCATTCACGGAGATTTAAAACTTGACAACATACTTCTTCACGATGATCAGCTTAAAATTTGTGACTTTGGGACAGGTAAGTAGTGATTTAGTTTGTTTTatgtttcaatttttatttatttatgtggttgttttatttaaataattgatTTCTTTTAGTTGgcatttaatttgaagtctatACTCTAGAATGACCAAACTTAGGGGCAAGTCTTCAATCGTCCGGCTTTATATTCATCCAACTTATATtcattttttccttcattcAATCTTCACCATCCAgacaattaaagaaaaattacaaACTTAAACCTTTGACTCACCTTCAAAAATCTTAAATTCGCTGTCAGCCCCAAATTTCAAATTACCAAAACCAATAAGTCAACAAATACAAACTAGAGTGTGAATTGGAATACATTCTAATGCCGAGGGGAAACGAAAAGTAGCATTCCTTTAATGCCAAAAGTGACAATCAAAACtcaaatgaaaaattgaacTCTTAGCTCCAAAGCAATTCATTGCAGTTCAAATAACTAGTGAAGAAGTTTGATCGACGACGTTCACTCCTATGGAAATAAACAACGCAACAAAAAGCAGCAACATGTCCGAAAGGTTGATTTGCTTCCTCTAGTTACATCCCAATGTCAATCCCAAATTCCGACCAAAAACTGTCAATCTCAAACCCGAAAGTTGAAAGGAACTGTTAAATCCTAAAACCAGTAACTTCATTTCAGTGGTCTGTCACATCCAAAATTGATCAAAATTGAAAGGAATGGTGGTCGTTTGGCCTGAGATTTGCTGTAATTTTTTGGAAATGTTCAATCTTTTCCCTCTTTTCAATCGAATTTTCAGTTTTCCTATCTCTCATTTTTGTTGTTGGCTGTGTATTTTTCCTTAATGCATACAGTCTAGTTGGTATCTAATTTGAGTTGCCTCTTTATTGTAGCCAAACACACTAGAGAAGCAAGCTATGTAAAGGATATGAATGATGTGGGGCTTATATTCTTCCAAATGGTCAATGGCATAAACCAAAAGGATCTCCTCGCTTTTAAGTACAAAAACACATTACCTGCCACATGGAAAGAGCAAACAGAAGGAGCAAGAAACTTATTGTCCATTTTGAGGGCTATCACAGCGTTTGAAGCTTTGCATTCAGCTAAACAGCTGAGGGAGGGATGATCTCTCCTTAAATAGATAGATAGTAGTCGgatgataaaaaagaaaaattgtacaGAAAACATAGTCATACTAGTACTAGtttaaagcaaaagaaaaattgtacaaaaatttCTTTTTCAACTGCACAACAATTGTGTGCAGACTAGGTATTCAGTGATGTGCCTGACCCTCAGCTGGAACGCTACTGCTGCAAATGGTCCTATGTTTGTTGAGGTTGTCCTTGTCAAACACCAGACCACTAAGCCTTTTCTTGAGCTTTATCAGAGAAGGTGTTTGGTTACGATGCAAAATCTGTGGATCCATGCAAGGCTCAAGGGCTGGGCTTCTTCTGGTGATGACGGCAGTTCCAGTTGGTTTGTGTTTCTTGGTTTACACTCTTTTGTATCTGTTTCTCAGAAAGGACCGCGAAAATAAAACTGGATTCTGCTACCATATCCAACCATCAATGATCACAGGTGCACTGGAACTTGCATTTGTGTGTAATTCTCTGCTGGAAGTGCTAATGAATGAAATAAATGTTTTGAGACAATTCAAGGGGAAGGGTTTTCTGCTTTCTTGGGCACATACTGATGCTTTTAGCTGTTCTCCAAAAGAGTGGAGAAGTTCGTGAAGCTGAAATGCATGGGAAGGAAAAGAAGAGTCTGCAGAATGACTTTCTGTTTGCTGGCCCGGGGATATGGTCCCGATGCTATTTGGCACCATGAGATTCTTCATTTTGATCGTGTGCTGCAAAACAACGCCTTTCTCCTGTCAACACGGTGGCTGTAGTGTACGCGATAGCACTGGCAACATGTCATCAGTTGAAATTCCGTGGAATTTGAAAGAGGCATCACCCTATGGGCTTCATCAATCTGAATGCTTGGATAAAAAGCTACACAATGCAAGGGCCACACTAGGTATTCAGGTAACTACATCAGCGTGGAAGTTATGCTGATTAAATTGTATGGCAAAGCATCAATCTTTGATTTCACACGCTTTGGAGTTCTCTTGATGGAACTGCAACTCTGCTGAGctccaattttcttttctgcttgtcAATTGTCATGCCACataagttgcttttcaatactGTTCTCTCTGCTGGAAGACTGGAAGTGGTGCCA
Above is a window of Malus sylvestris chromosome 15, drMalSylv7.2, whole genome shotgun sequence DNA encoding:
- the LOC126602812 gene encoding mitogen-activated protein kinase 3-like translates to MCNLVHSNVVRYFSTWYEPPGVRTFFGEVDLKAAVPYHYICIQMELCDRSLDELLKDQKENGKKGLEGKALPYFIQILEGLRYLHSKDVIHGDLKLDNILLHDDQLKICDFGTAKHTREASYVKDMNDVGLIFFQMVNGINQKDLLAFKYKNTLPATWKEQTEGARNLLSILRAITAFEALHSAKQLREG